One part of the Alistipes onderdonkii genome encodes these proteins:
- a CDS encoding transglutaminase-like domain-containing protein, translating to MKRIIFLLLGACLCACGRYGCGVPAGYEPLLDAALAGCPRADSLRHLLRQTPREQREGMAFLIAHMPRGDRDTMRLDLLRENVEYAYRARRDYPWTRALPDSVFLNEVLPYAAVDEVRDSWRADFYPRFARRVALCRDIRAAIDSVNRNIAADVGVEYNTAREKTNQSPAESMRQHMASCTGLSVLLVDALRAAGIPARFAGTPAWHDDRGNHSWVEVWIDGRWYFTEYYPSGLDHAWFLSDAGRALDDRTHGIFAVSFRPTGDWFPMVWNERSRDVHGVDVSQRYRNLYASYEQALVAQGRHTTVTFVMYDSAAHEGRSDARVAANVDVFCGAEQMGGGRTAGPRQDMNDALRFLLEKGKSYTFRYENARGETTEITAEVGDAPLTVTGYMR from the coding sequence ATGAAACGCATCATCTTCCTTTTGCTGGGGGCGTGTCTCTGTGCCTGCGGCCGTTACGGCTGCGGTGTCCCCGCCGGATACGAACCGCTGCTGGATGCCGCGCTGGCCGGCTGCCCGCGCGCCGACAGCCTGCGGCATTTGCTGCGGCAAACCCCGCGCGAGCAGCGCGAAGGGATGGCCTTTCTGATCGCCCACATGCCCCGGGGCGACCGCGACACGATGCGCCTCGACCTGCTGCGCGAGAATGTGGAATATGCCTACCGTGCCCGCCGGGACTACCCTTGGACACGTGCGCTGCCCGATTCCGTCTTCCTGAACGAGGTGCTGCCCTATGCCGCCGTGGACGAGGTGCGCGACAGCTGGCGGGCGGATTTCTACCCGCGCTTCGCCCGGCGCGTGGCGCTTTGCCGCGACATCCGCGCTGCGATCGACTCCGTGAACCGGAATATCGCGGCCGACGTCGGGGTGGAGTACAACACCGCCCGCGAAAAGACCAACCAGAGCCCTGCCGAGTCGATGCGGCAGCATATGGCTTCCTGTACGGGGCTTTCGGTGCTGCTGGTCGACGCCCTGCGCGCGGCGGGAATCCCGGCGCGTTTCGCCGGGACGCCCGCATGGCACGACGACCGCGGCAACCACAGCTGGGTCGAGGTATGGATCGACGGCCGCTGGTATTTCACGGAATATTACCCCTCGGGGCTCGACCATGCCTGGTTCCTTTCGGATGCCGGGCGGGCGCTCGACGACCGTACGCACGGCATCTTCGCCGTGTCGTTCCGGCCGACCGGCGACTGGTTCCCGATGGTGTGGAACGAGCGTTCGCGCGACGTGCACGGGGTCGATGTCTCGCAGCGTTACCGCAACCTCTATGCATCCTACGAGCAGGCCCTCGTGGCGCAGGGAAGGCATACGACGGTGACTTTCGTGATGTACGACAGTGCGGCGCACGAAGGACGCTCGGACGCCCGCGTGGCGGCCAATGTCGATGTATTCTGCGGTGCCGAGCAGATGGGCGGAGGCCGCACGGCTGGGCCGAGGCAGGACATGAACGATGCGTTGAGGTTCCTGCTGGAAAAAGGCAAGTCCTATACGTTCCGCTACGAGAACGCCCGCGGCGAAACGACGGAGATCACGGCCGAGGTGGGCGATGCCCCGCTGACCGTTACGGGATACATGCGATAG
- a CDS encoding GNAT family N-acetyltransferase, with the protein MIEHLPQPSPAELDALTALWEASVRATHDFLGEEDIPFFRQMVRNEALPGTILYVIRESEAGTNRSGDACGSGGAYAGAEKTGGCRRKSGGAGKSGGAGKFGGFTAFAGVAGDMLEMLFVAPGARGKGFGRQLVNYVTRHCGVRRVDVNEQNPQAAGFYERMGFRTAGRDAADPSGRPYPILHMELGHAPHTGLVKIPSLPTDRIGIGFRAEVPGTDTEKQP; encoded by the coding sequence ATGATCGAACACCTCCCGCAGCCCTCGCCCGCAGAGCTGGACGCACTGACCGCCCTCTGGGAGGCCTCCGTGCGGGCGACGCACGATTTCCTCGGCGAGGAGGACATCCCCTTCTTCCGGCAGATGGTTCGCAACGAAGCGCTGCCGGGTACAATCCTTTATGTCATAAGGGAATCCGAGGCCGGAACCAATCGATCGGGCGATGCATGCGGGAGCGGCGGCGCATACGCCGGGGCAGAGAAGACCGGAGGCTGCCGCAGAAAATCCGGCGGGGCAGGAAAATCCGGCGGGGCAGGAAAGTTCGGCGGGTTCACCGCCTTCGCAGGCGTCGCCGGCGATATGCTCGAAATGCTGTTCGTCGCCCCCGGGGCGCGGGGCAAGGGATTTGGCCGGCAACTCGTGAACTACGTCACACGGCACTGCGGCGTGCGGCGGGTCGACGTCAACGAGCAGAACCCGCAGGCCGCGGGTTTCTACGAACGGATGGGATTCCGCACCGCCGGGCGCGACGCGGCCGACCCCTCGGGCCGGCCCTACCCCATCCTGCATATGGAACTCGGACACGCCCCGCACACCGGACTCGTGAAGATCCCGAGCCTGCCGACCGACCGGATCGGCATCGGTTTCCGGGCGGAAGTGCCCGGCACGGATACGGAAAAACAGCCCTGA
- a CDS encoding 4Fe-4S dicluster domain-containing protein — translation MKTTSIYTLFFSPTGTSRKIAAAVVQGMTETEGTATEESAGHNADAAQAPSSGQVPGAGPAAAAAPEPAAGNGGETKSMHGEPTVTAIDLTHPAGYPAPLPGEAVAIFAVPVYGGHVAPAALERLREIRGEGTPAVVLAVYGNRSFGTAVAELASFVAGRGFVPVAAGAFVGEHSYSTPETPIAQGRPDARDLAAARAFGAQVREKLAKTEPSPGKNPETASDTAATTRATQTGSMDAAKAPATGALVPIDPAKLREPRTPLLPKLRFIRFVLGYRRRQKRHPVVLLPEGDAARCTQCGRCVALCPTQAIARGDELHTDPARCIRCCACVKGCAFGARTFRTPFAAALARNFVRQKPPVTLL, via the coding sequence ATGAAAACGACAAGCATTTACACCCTCTTTTTCTCGCCTACCGGGACATCGCGGAAAATCGCCGCGGCCGTGGTGCAGGGGATGACAGAAACGGAAGGGACAGCCACAGAAGAGTCTGCCGGACACAACGCGGACGCGGCGCAGGCACCCTCTTCCGGGCAAGTCCCGGGAGCGGGCCCCGCAGCGGCGGCGGCACCGGAACCTGCCGCCGGGAACGGGGGCGAAACGAAAAGCATGCACGGGGAACCGACAGTCACGGCCATCGACCTGACCCATCCCGCCGGGTACCCCGCCCCGCTGCCGGGCGAAGCCGTCGCCATATTCGCCGTGCCGGTTTACGGAGGGCACGTGGCGCCCGCAGCCCTGGAACGCCTGCGGGAGATCCGCGGCGAAGGCACCCCGGCCGTCGTTCTGGCCGTCTACGGCAACCGCTCGTTCGGCACGGCCGTCGCAGAGCTCGCCTCGTTCGTCGCGGGACGGGGATTCGTGCCCGTAGCGGCAGGGGCATTCGTCGGCGAGCATTCGTACAGCACGCCCGAAACCCCGATCGCACAGGGACGCCCCGACGCACGGGATCTGGCTGCCGCCAGGGCATTCGGGGCTCAGGTGCGCGAAAAATTAGCAAAAACAGAGCCTTCCCCCGGCAAGAACCCGGAAACGGCATCCGACACCGCAGCAACCACCCGGGCAACCCAAACCGGCAGCATGGATGCAGCCAAGGCCCCCGCAACGGGCGCCCTTGTCCCCATCGACCCCGCGAAACTGCGCGAACCGCGTACGCCGCTCCTCCCGAAGCTGCGCTTCATCCGGTTCGTACTGGGATACCGCCGCCGGCAGAAACGCCACCCCGTCGTCCTGCTGCCCGAGGGAGATGCCGCACGCTGCACGCAATGCGGCCGCTGCGTCGCACTGTGCCCCACGCAGGCCATCGCACGCGGCGACGAGCTGCACACCGACCCGGCACGCTGCATCCGCTGCTGCGCCTGTGTGAAAGGGTGTGCCTTCGGTGCCCGCACATTCCGCACGCCTTTTGCAGCAGCCCTCGCCCGGAATTTCGTGCGGCAGAAACCGCCCGTGACCTTATTGTAA
- a CDS encoding SagB/ThcOx family dehydrogenase, translating into MTTKIFACAALLLASCGGTQTAGEQARVPETKTEVKHGPEIALLKPDPKSGMTINEALQNRRSSREYAPEALSLEELSGVMWAAGGINRPQDGRLTAPSALALYPIRIYAFFPEGVYSYDAKGQKLVRVTEGDHRNLAGAQPFVFTAPLNLVYVADMSVYEGKNIPAGHVRYLCGQDAAGYAENVNLYAAGHGLKSITRGSAPEAELLEALGLDPGRYFLALAQTVGK; encoded by the coding sequence ATGACTACGAAGATTTTTGCATGTGCGGCGCTGCTGCTCGCATCATGCGGCGGTACGCAGACGGCCGGGGAGCAGGCGCGGGTTCCCGAAACGAAGACCGAAGTGAAACACGGGCCGGAGATCGCACTCCTGAAGCCCGACCCGAAATCGGGCATGACGATCAACGAGGCGTTGCAGAACCGCCGCTCCTCGCGTGAATATGCTCCCGAAGCCCTTTCGCTCGAGGAGTTGTCGGGCGTAATGTGGGCGGCTGGCGGCATCAACCGCCCGCAGGACGGACGGCTCACGGCACCTTCGGCACTGGCGTTGTATCCCATCCGCATTTATGCGTTTTTCCCCGAGGGCGTTTACAGCTACGATGCCAAGGGGCAGAAACTGGTGCGCGTGACGGAGGGCGACCACCGGAACCTTGCCGGGGCGCAGCCGTTCGTGTTTACGGCGCCGCTCAACCTGGTTTATGTGGCCGACATGTCGGTCTATGAAGGTAAGAATATCCCCGCCGGGCATGTCCGCTACCTTTGCGGGCAGGATGCCGCAGGCTATGCCGAGAACGTCAACCTCTACGCCGCAGGCCATGGCCTGAAGTCGATCACGCGCGGCAGCGCCCCCGAGGCCGAGCTGCTCGAGGCCCTCGGCCTCGATCCCGGCCGCTACTTCCTTGCGCTGGCGCAGACGGTGGGCAAATAG